The genomic region TCTGCTGGTCGATGGTGTAGACGGCAGAGCGTGCCGCGGCGAGGCGACGGTGGCCCTCCTCGGTGAGGTGGGTGGGCAGAGCACGGCCATGGTCTGTAGAGGTCGCGCGGATGATCAGGCCGGCATCCTTCAGTCCACGCAGGACGACGTTCATGGACTGCCGGGTGACGAAGGTGCCGCGGGCCAGCTCGGCGTTGGACAGCCCGGGTTGCTGGTCGAGCAGTTCGAGACAGGCATACTGCGGCACGGTCAGGCCGTACTCGCGCAGGGCCCTGTCCATCGCGCCGCGCAGCGCGGCCGCCGCGCGTTTGAGGCGGTAGCCCAGTCGCTCGGTCACGTCGGCGGCCGGGATCGGGTCGGTGGTTGTCCCATCACTCATGTCAGGAGTTTGACATAGCCGAGGCGAGGCGCCTACCGTCACTCATGTCAAAGTCCTGACATCGAGCATGTTTGAGGAGCACCTTGTGACCACCGCCGTTTCCGTCACCGGGCCCGACTTCATCGCACTGCAGGTGCGTGACGTCGACACGGCCGCCGCCTTCTTCGAGACACAGCTCGGGCTGCGCCGGGCCCCCGCCTCACCCCCCGGCGCCGTGGTGTTCATCACCGAGCCCGTCGCGTTCGCCGTCCGCGAGCCCCTGCCGGGCGTGGACCTCGACAGTGTGGAGCAGCCCGGCCTCGGCGTCGCCCTGTGGTTCAGGACCAGCGACGCCCAGGCCCTCCATGACCACCTCCAGGCCGCCGGGACCCCCATCGTCAAGGCACCGGAGGACGGCCCGTTCGGCAGGATGTTCACCTTCCTCGGCCCCGAGGGCTACGCCATCACCGCGCACGGGAACTGACCGTGCACGCCTTCACCATCACCCCGCAAGGGCCCTTCTCCCTCGCAGCCGGTCTCAGCTTCCTGAAGGGCTTCACTCCTGCCGGATATCACGACACCGCACAAGACCAGACGCTGCGCCTGGCATTCCCCGCCGACGACGGCCACTCGACCGTCGGCGTCGAAGTGAGACAGGCAGACGGCCCTCAGGGCATCGTGGAGGCGGAGGCCATCGTGCACACCGGCCGGCCCTGCGAGGGGCGGGCCCGGACGGCCACAGAAACCGAGCCCGACCCGTCTTCCCCCGGGATGGATGTGGTGCGGCAGCAACTGGCGCGCGTCCTCTCGCTCGACGTCGACGGCAGCGGGTTTTCCCAGCTCGCCAAGGGCGATCCCGTCATGGCCGAGCTCATCTCGGCATACCCGGGACTGCGGCCGGTGTGCTTCCACTCCCCGTACGAAGCAGCGGCCTGGGCAGTCATCGGCCACCGCATCCGCATGGTCCAGGCCGCCGCGATCAAAGCCCGCGTCGCCGAACACCACGGACAGCACGTCACCGTCGCTGGCCGCACCTTGCACGCCTTTCCCACCCCGCTGGTCCTGCGCCGGCTCGACCGCATCCCCGGGCTGCCCGACACCAAGGTCGAACGCCTGCGCCACCTCGCGGACGCAGCTCTCGCCGGCCACCTGAACGCCAGCCAACTGCGGGCGATGCCTGCCAAGGATGCCCTTGCCCATCTTCAGGCATTGCCCGGCATTGGCCCGTTCTCCGCCGAGCTGATCCTCATCCGCGGCTCCGGGCACCCCGACGTCTTCCCACGGCACGAACCCCGACTGCACGCCGCGATGGCGCGCGCCTACGGTCTGAGCGATCCGGACGCCTCAGACACGAACCGCCTCGCCGACATCAGCAACCGCTGGGCGCCCTACCGCAGCTGGGCCGCCCTCCTGTTGCGCACGCACAGCGGGACGTGATGGTGCGTCGTCTGAAATCGCCCGACCTCCTGAATCCCCTTCGCAACCGATGCGTCACCCTGTTCAAAACAGCCACCCCGACTCGGACAGGCCCCGGGGGCATCTGTTGATTACTCAACCGAGCGTGGACGGAGAGCAGGACTGGTGATTTTCACGAATCCGCATCATCCGTCGTTTCCGAGGTCGCGACAACAACATGGAGTCCGCTGGACCCGATGCCCCGCAGCACCTGAACCGTTCCGGTACCGACGCGACTACGCGCTCCGCGGGATCCCGCGGAGCGCGTAGTCGGCCTGGAGGTGCACGTCCCGCT from Streptomyces sp. NBC_00878 harbors:
- a CDS encoding DNA-3-methyladenine glycosylase; amino-acid sequence: MHAFTITPQGPFSLAAGLSFLKGFTPAGYHDTAQDQTLRLAFPADDGHSTVGVEVRQADGPQGIVEAEAIVHTGRPCEGRARTATETEPDPSSPGMDVVRQQLARVLSLDVDGSGFSQLAKGDPVMAELISAYPGLRPVCFHSPYEAAAWAVIGHRIRMVQAAAIKARVAEHHGQHVTVAGRTLHAFPTPLVLRRLDRIPGLPDTKVERLRHLADAALAGHLNASQLRAMPAKDALAHLQALPGIGPFSAELILIRGSGHPDVFPRHEPRLHAAMARAYGLSDPDASDTNRLADISNRWAPYRSWAALLLRTHSGT
- a CDS encoding MarR family winged helix-turn-helix transcriptional regulator; the protein is MSDGTTTDPIPAADVTERLGYRLKRAAAALRGAMDRALREYGLTVPQYACLELLDQQPGLSNAELARGTFVTRQSMNVVLRGLKDAGLIIRATSTDHGRALPTHLTEEGHRRLAAARSAVYTIDQQMTDAVPPKRLATLLADLDRMTETLGG
- a CDS encoding VOC family protein, which encodes MFEEHLVTTAVSVTGPDFIALQVRDVDTAAAFFETQLGLRRAPASPPGAVVFITEPVAFAVREPLPGVDLDSVEQPGLGVALWFRTSDAQALHDHLQAAGTPIVKAPEDGPFGRMFTFLGPEGYAITAHGN